From Zhongshania aliphaticivorans, one genomic window encodes:
- a CDS encoding DNA gyrase inhibitor YacG: MNKASAITVPCPHCKTELVWDSSNPFRPFCSDSCKNHDLIAWANEEHNIPGDSLHDDVLSRDLEQDF, from the coding sequence ATGAATAAAGCGTCTGCCATCACCGTCCCCTGTCCACATTGTAAAACGGAACTCGTGTGGGACAGCAGCAATCCATTTCGCCCTTTTTGCTCTGACTCATGCAAAAACCACGACTTAATTGCGTGGGCAAACGAAGAGCACAATATCCCCGGCGACTCGCTGCACGACGACGTTTTAAGCAGAGATTTAGAGCAAGATTTTTAA
- a CDS encoding pilin, with the protein MKKTQQGFTLIELMIVVAIIGILAAVALPAYQDYTARAKVSEVVLAASSCRASISEASQTGMAAAPTAADSFGCGEDSTGPVSQYVKTISTSTAGVITITAQNISQLGTTNTQLQLIPYSDAGMTTASVAADFAAASVKPVRAWKCAAPTTAGIEAKYLPSSCR; encoded by the coding sequence ATGAAGAAGACACAACAAGGTTTTACGCTTATCGAATTAATGATCGTTGTAGCGATTATTGGTATTTTGGCTGCTGTTGCGTTACCTGCCTATCAGGATTACACGGCTCGCGCAAAGGTGTCTGAGGTCGTTTTGGCTGCATCATCTTGCCGTGCGTCAATTTCTGAAGCGTCTCAAACAGGTATGGCAGCTGCTCCAACTGCGGCCGACTCGTTTGGTTGCGGCGAAGACTCGACGGGCCCGGTAAGTCAGTATGTAAAGACTATTTCTACTAGTACAGCCGGAGTTATTACCATTACGGCTCAGAATATCTCACAGCTAGGGACTACTAATACGCAGCTCCAGCTGATCCCATACTCTGATGCCGGAATGACTACCGCATCGGTTGCTGCAGATTTCGCAGCGGCATCAGTGAAGCCTGTTCGTGCTTGGAAATGCGCTGCGCCTACTACTGCGGGTATTGAAGCAAAGTATCTGCCGTCTTCATGTCGTTAA
- the ampE gene encoding regulatory signaling modulator protein AmpE: MDFFAILIAWAAVQFWGSGGVIQKDEWFERLQLMALKIPASSVRLFVVFALPVILVFAVLWLISPILFGLPLFILSVAILLYSLGRGDFQILLKLYLNSWQRGDLEGAYQHGRGFSTELCDSGVDNASELHLSVRKAVFYQGFERWFAVVFWFVLLGPAGALAYRLLFMLAASRSLPQQDRDTAANGLFYLEWAPVRLLGLAFAIVANFDTCIGVWRQHLSSDQPSAEVLDSIGMKSLPSYIPDGQIDGEQFVKSAADELTAVQLLLSRSLLCWVCVVAVLQLV, translated from the coding sequence ATGGATTTTTTTGCCATTTTAATTGCTTGGGCGGCCGTACAATTTTGGGGCAGCGGCGGGGTAATTCAAAAAGATGAGTGGTTTGAGCGCTTGCAGCTGATGGCGCTTAAAATTCCCGCCAGTAGCGTTAGGCTATTTGTGGTTTTTGCCTTGCCGGTAATCCTCGTGTTTGCCGTCTTGTGGTTAATTAGCCCTATTTTGTTTGGTTTGCCCCTGTTTATTTTAAGCGTGGCAATTTTGCTCTACAGCTTGGGGCGGGGCGATTTTCAGATTCTATTAAAGCTGTATTTAAATAGCTGGCAGCGCGGCGATCTTGAAGGGGCATATCAGCATGGCCGGGGATTTAGCACCGAACTCTGTGATAGCGGTGTTGATAACGCGTCGGAGCTGCATCTGAGTGTGCGCAAGGCCGTTTTCTATCAAGGTTTTGAACGTTGGTTTGCGGTGGTGTTTTGGTTCGTATTGCTGGGGCCAGCCGGGGCTTTAGCCTATCGCCTGTTGTTTATGTTGGCGGCCAGCCGCAGTCTGCCTCAACAAGATCGCGATACGGCCGCTAACGGCCTGTTCTATCTGGAGTGGGCACCGGTGCGATTATTAGGGTTGGCCTTCGCTATTGTCGCCAATTTTGATACCTGTATTGGCGTATGGCGACAGCATTTAAGCAGTGACCAGCCCAGCGCCGAGGTGTTAGACAGCATCGGTATGAAATCCCTGCCAAGCTATATTCCCGATGGTCAGATAGACGGCGAGCAGTTCGTGAAGTCGGCTGCAGATGAACTTACCGCCGTGCAGCTGCTGCTGTCGCGCAGCCTATTGTGTTGGGTATGCGTGGTCGCGGTATTGCAGCTGGTGTAG
- the ampD gene encoding 1,6-anhydro-N-acetylmuramyl-L-alanine amidase AmpD, translated as MYFIDSAGWLTSVAKHPSPNFNTRPPATEISLLVIHNISLPAGQFGGQYIHDLFANCLDCNAHESFADLRGLAVSAHLLIDRDGAVSQFVSFADRAWHAGVSQFEGRENCNDFSIGIELEGCDEVAYTNAQYRALIAISRALRNSYPAITAARIVGHNDIAPGRKTDPGAAFDWAYFKNALE; from the coding sequence ATGTACTTCATCGATTCGGCTGGCTGGCTAACGTCAGTCGCCAAGCATCCATCGCCAAACTTTAATACCAGACCGCCAGCGACTGAGATTAGCCTTTTGGTTATTCACAATATTAGCCTGCCAGCGGGGCAATTTGGCGGTCAGTATATTCATGACCTATTTGCCAACTGCCTCGATTGCAATGCCCATGAGAGCTTTGCTGATTTGCGCGGGCTTGCGGTTTCCGCCCACTTATTGATAGACCGCGATGGCGCCGTGAGCCAGTTTGTGTCTTTTGCCGACCGCGCATGGCATGCGGGAGTCTCCCAATTTGAAGGGCGCGAGAACTGTAATGACTTCAGTATTGGCATTGAGCTTGAAGGTTGTGACGAAGTTGCCTATACCAATGCTCAGTACCGTGCGTTAATTGCCATTAGTCGCGCGCTGCGCAATTCATACCCGGCGATTACAGCCGCGCGTATAGTGGGGCATAATGATATCGCGCCGGGGCGGAAAACGGACCCTGGCGCGGCTTTTGATTGGGCCTATTTTAAAAACGCATTGGAATAA
- a CDS encoding type II secretion system F family protein, producing MAAAKTETFVWQGVDKQGRKTRGELNAPSSAIVKAHLRKQGIAAKNVKKKTKPLFSNKKPIKPVDVAIFTRQMATMLKAGVPLVQSFDIVAEGVENPTMQDLVTEIKNDVASGGGFAVACAKHPKYFDELFCSLIASGEASGTLEIMLDRVATYKEKTEALKAKIKKALTYPIAVLIVAAIVTSILLIKVVPQFASTFESFGSELPAFTQLVVAMSEWMQANWFIVLALTIISSFIFGKARQKYKRFSDWVDKMLLKAPIIGDIVYNSVIARFSRTLATTFGAGVPLVDALNSVAGAAGNAVYSKAIIQIRDDVTTGQTLYSSIRFTNLFPSLLLQMVSIGEESGSLDDMLDKVATHYEEAVDNSVDALTSLLEPLIMSVLGVLVGGLMIAMYLPIFMLGSAI from the coding sequence ATGGCAGCAGCTAAAACCGAAACCTTTGTTTGGCAAGGTGTAGACAAGCAGGGTCGCAAAACTCGCGGCGAATTGAACGCCCCGTCATCAGCTATTGTCAAAGCCCATTTGCGCAAACAAGGTATTGCTGCAAAAAATGTCAAGAAAAAGACAAAACCGCTCTTTAGCAACAAAAAGCCCATCAAACCAGTTGACGTTGCCATTTTCACTCGACAAATGGCAACCATGCTTAAAGCCGGAGTACCTCTTGTACAAAGCTTTGATATCGTTGCAGAAGGTGTAGAAAATCCCACCATGCAAGACCTCGTTACGGAAATCAAAAATGACGTTGCTTCTGGCGGCGGATTTGCCGTAGCGTGCGCTAAACACCCAAAATACTTTGATGAACTTTTTTGTAGTTTAATCGCATCAGGCGAAGCTTCAGGTACTTTAGAAATCATGCTAGATAGGGTTGCAACCTATAAAGAAAAGACTGAGGCACTAAAGGCAAAAATTAAGAAAGCACTCACCTACCCAATAGCTGTGCTAATAGTCGCCGCAATAGTCACTAGTATTCTTTTAATAAAAGTCGTGCCTCAATTTGCATCTACATTTGAAAGTTTCGGATCAGAGCTGCCCGCATTCACTCAATTGGTTGTCGCAATGTCCGAATGGATGCAAGCAAATTGGTTTATTGTTTTGGCACTTACAATCATTTCCTCATTTATCTTCGGAAAGGCTAGACAAAAATACAAACGATTCTCCGACTGGGTTGACAAGATGTTACTCAAGGCGCCGATTATCGGCGACATCGTTTACAACTCAGTAATAGCAAGGTTTTCGCGCACCCTTGCAACGACCTTTGGTGCAGGGGTGCCCTTAGTAGACGCACTGAACTCTGTCGCTGGCGCTGCTGGGAATGCTGTTTATTCCAAAGCAATTATTCAAATCCGAGACGATGTAACGACGGGACAAACTCTTTACTCATCCATACGTTTCACAAATCTTTTTCCTAGCCTTTTATTACAAATGGTTTCAATTGGCGAAGAATCTGGCTCCCTTGATGACATGCTCGACAAAGTAGCTACACACTATGAAGAAGCTGTAGACAACTCCGTTGATGCACTGACATCTCTTTTAGAACCTCTAATCATGTCGGTTCTTGGAGTCTTAGTCGGCGGCCTAATGATCGCAATGTACCTCCCCATATTCATGCTTGGCTCCGCCATTTAA
- the pilB gene encoding type IV-A pilus assembly ATPase PilB, whose product MNSATIPLNGLARRLVYDAILDEETIRKAIEAAQKEKKSLVTHLVGKNLADGVRIAEIAADEFGIPFLDLRSYTTELAPQKIIDNKLIKAHRALPLWKRGKRLFIGMSDPTNLHALDQIKFHTGLTTEPIVVEESALNSAIEKYLSAQEESLADSLGDMDDISLENLDIEAVDEDGGNGEVDLRGVDEAPVVKFVNKVLLDAIRGGASDIHFEPYEKIYRVRYRTDGILQEVARPPSTLGYRLAARLKVMSQMDISERRVPQDGRIKMKLSKTRAIDFRVNTLPTLWGEKVVLRILDPSSAQMGIDALGYEPIQKDLYMKALNQPQGMILVTGPTGSGKTVSLYTGLNILNTPERNISTAEDPVEINLEGINQVHVNAKVGLGFPEALRSFLRQDPDIIMVGEIRDLETAEIAIKAAQTGHLVLSTLHTNSAPETLTRLLNMGVPAFNVATSVSLIIAQRLARRLCKECAIPADDVPKQTLLDEGFSEELLKTAKIMHPVGCDHCNNGYKGRVGIYEVIRITPDISRIIMENGNSLAIASQAQAEGFNNLRQSALMKCAQGVTSLEEVNRVTKD is encoded by the coding sequence ATGAATAGCGCAACGATCCCCTTAAACGGCCTAGCTCGACGACTGGTTTACGACGCAATACTTGATGAAGAAACCATTCGCAAAGCAATTGAGGCTGCCCAGAAAGAAAAAAAGAGCCTAGTCACCCATCTTGTAGGGAAGAATTTGGCTGATGGGGTACGCATAGCGGAAATTGCCGCTGACGAGTTCGGCATTCCGTTTTTAGATCTGCGCTCCTACACCACAGAGCTAGCGCCCCAGAAAATAATAGACAACAAACTAATTAAAGCCCACAGGGCTCTTCCTTTATGGAAACGGGGTAAGCGCTTATTTATCGGCATGTCGGATCCCACGAATCTACATGCCCTAGACCAAATTAAATTCCATACTGGACTAACCACGGAACCTATTGTTGTTGAAGAGTCAGCGCTTAATAGCGCGATCGAAAAATATCTATCTGCCCAAGAGGAATCTCTTGCCGACAGCCTTGGCGACATGGACGATATCAGCCTTGAGAACTTAGACATTGAGGCGGTCGACGAAGACGGAGGCAATGGAGAGGTTGACCTTAGGGGTGTGGATGAGGCGCCCGTAGTTAAGTTTGTCAATAAGGTACTGCTTGACGCCATACGAGGTGGTGCTTCGGACATTCATTTCGAACCGTACGAAAAAATTTACCGCGTCCGTTACCGCACAGACGGTATTTTACAAGAGGTAGCGCGGCCGCCTTCTACACTCGGCTATAGACTCGCGGCACGTCTAAAAGTTATGTCGCAAATGGACATCTCAGAGCGGCGCGTACCGCAGGATGGCCGAATTAAGATGAAACTGTCTAAAACGCGGGCCATCGACTTCCGAGTTAACACTTTACCCACCCTGTGGGGCGAGAAGGTAGTACTACGGATACTCGATCCATCATCAGCGCAGATGGGCATTGACGCCTTGGGTTATGAGCCAATACAGAAAGATCTGTATATGAAAGCACTAAACCAGCCCCAAGGTATGATTTTGGTCACGGGGCCAACTGGCTCCGGTAAAACTGTATCGCTTTATACCGGCTTGAACATTCTCAACACCCCAGAAAGAAATATTTCCACTGCGGAAGACCCAGTCGAAATCAACCTCGAGGGCATTAACCAAGTTCACGTCAACGCCAAGGTCGGTCTCGGCTTCCCCGAAGCGCTCCGCTCCTTTTTGCGACAAGACCCCGACATTATTATGGTCGGTGAGATTCGCGACTTAGAAACTGCCGAAATAGCGATTAAAGCTGCGCAAACCGGTCACTTAGTACTATCTACACTGCACACAAATAGTGCCCCAGAGACCTTAACACGCCTGCTCAATATGGGTGTACCGGCATTTAACGTCGCCACCTCTGTCAGCTTAATTATTGCCCAGCGCTTAGCAAGACGACTGTGTAAGGAATGCGCCATTCCCGCCGACGATGTGCCAAAACAAACGCTACTCGACGAAGGCTTTTCGGAAGAGCTGTTAAAAACCGCCAAAATAATGCACCCAGTAGGCTGCGACCATTGCAATAACGGCTACAAAGGCCGTGTTGGTATTTATGAAGTAATTCGCATCACCCCCGATATATCTCGTATTATTATGGAAAACGGTAATTCCTTAGCTATTGCCTCTCAAGCACAAGCAGAAGGTTTTAATAATTTACGTCAGTCTGCGCTAATGAAATGCGCACAGGGCGTTACCAGCCTTGAAGAAGTCAACCGGGTTACCAAGGATTAA
- the coaE gene encoding dephospho-CoA kinase (Dephospho-CoA kinase (CoaE) performs the final step in coenzyme A biosynthesis.): protein MSKFIVGLTGGIGSGKTAASNRFAKLGIGIVDADVIAREVVEPGSPALQKIAAHFGDSHLLSDGQLNRAALRQTIFADPAAKQWLESLLHPLIASETQRQLQNVCSAYALFVSPLLVESQQKAMCDRLAVVDVPESVQLSRTMLRDNNEQAQVERIIASQIGRQARLAAASDVIDNTLGLPQLDLRVSELHQQFLKLAANKA from the coding sequence ATGAGCAAATTCATCGTAGGACTTACCGGCGGAATCGGCAGCGGCAAAACCGCCGCATCGAACCGCTTTGCGAAACTGGGCATTGGCATTGTCGATGCCGATGTTATTGCCCGCGAAGTGGTTGAGCCTGGCAGCCCTGCCCTACAAAAAATAGCGGCGCACTTTGGCGACTCGCATCTACTCAGTGATGGGCAGTTAAATCGCGCCGCCCTGCGCCAAACTATTTTTGCCGATCCGGCTGCCAAACAGTGGCTGGAGTCCTTGCTTCACCCACTCATTGCCAGCGAGACGCAACGCCAACTGCAAAACGTATGTAGCGCTTACGCCCTATTTGTGTCGCCATTGCTGGTGGAAAGCCAGCAAAAAGCGATGTGTGATCGGCTTGCGGTGGTCGATGTGCCTGAGTCCGTTCAGTTAAGCCGCACCATGCTCCGAGACAATAACGAGCAAGCCCAGGTGGAACGCATTATTGCCAGCCAAATAGGCCGCCAAGCGCGCTTAGCCGCCGCAAGCGATGTTATTGATAATACCCTGGGCTTACCTCAGCTAGACCTGCGAGTTAGCGAATTACATCAGCAATTCCTCAAACTCGCCGCCAACAAGGCCTAG
- a CDS encoding DUF1631 domain-containing protein, whose translation MVDQSSKVVDLQSRREPVSTGAALPVAIAAIRDKCVLYLNDRLCSLLDDVDDALFELADDASNAREQHVYFDAMREIRVNRQSIEMGFAEAFGQGFNLASGTKASSRENGQAKLRLLESEALEELVALEGMAKKAERRFLKEVWVLCTAWQQATNGPVLAAKELPVGPAKIAEALGSACRGLDIDIKARLVLFKLFDTQIISAFGEFYNALSPVLEANGLPVELLANKPSASGEAQDQASGETLSNEAPAEERSQSTELVTQLFDAFDTMLSANDAELDASKAAVSKPSFMVALQDMQNEQFTHFNVQISINGGDSVDFSAIAQKLIARLSQVMRVASTDASALSYQRDQDTINFVGALFQYILEGDSLAEPLKGLIARLQIPVLKMAMLDKGFFGHEEHPARKLLSALVSAGIGWSPVAGVDKDPLYREIEKVVMRVLRDFGVDTQVFVDAHAEFLTFNEKAKRRAELVAQRTVDTEDGKATAETARMHIAGVLESRLAGVDCPPVLSKILQLGWSKVLFLSYIQHGRDSERFAEDAGLIERLLWSVQPSSDPGHRNELISALPVLIETLRLGFNRVSLNSFETSQWLDQLERLHLAKLSRKDAPPTPTVTVKPETAADSDIASLDAVLEQSFGANNDKSELAADDELANDMASAELNPMRAEDEAQLTARLQSLRVGNWVDLRQDDGKMLRCRLAAVINGIGRYIFVNRSGIKVAEFNRDELAAALMRKSVLLIDEDRQFDRALESVISNLRDMKDKPL comes from the coding sequence ATGGTAGATCAGTCATCTAAGGTAGTGGATTTACAGTCGCGGCGCGAGCCGGTGTCGACTGGCGCCGCCTTGCCGGTGGCGATAGCCGCAATTCGTGATAAGTGTGTATTGTATTTAAATGACCGTCTTTGTAGTTTGCTAGACGATGTCGACGATGCCTTATTTGAATTGGCGGACGACGCGAGTAATGCCCGTGAGCAGCATGTGTATTTTGATGCGATGCGCGAAATTCGGGTGAATAGGCAGTCTATTGAAATGGGTTTTGCCGAGGCTTTTGGCCAAGGTTTCAATCTCGCCAGCGGCACTAAAGCCAGTTCCCGAGAAAATGGTCAGGCGAAGTTGCGCTTGCTGGAGTCTGAGGCGCTGGAAGAACTGGTCGCGCTGGAGGGTATGGCAAAAAAGGCTGAACGTCGCTTTTTGAAAGAAGTTTGGGTGCTGTGCACCGCGTGGCAGCAGGCGACGAATGGCCCAGTGCTGGCGGCCAAAGAGTTGCCAGTGGGCCCGGCAAAAATTGCCGAAGCACTGGGCTCGGCATGCCGCGGTTTAGATATTGATATCAAGGCCCGCTTGGTCTTGTTTAAGCTGTTTGATACGCAGATTATTAGTGCATTTGGTGAGTTCTATAATGCCTTAAGCCCCGTACTTGAGGCCAATGGCCTGCCTGTTGAGTTGCTGGCAAACAAGCCGAGCGCCTCAGGCGAAGCCCAAGATCAGGCCAGTGGCGAAACGTTGTCTAACGAGGCGCCTGCTGAAGAACGTTCGCAGTCAACGGAGTTGGTTACCCAATTATTTGATGCCTTCGACACCATGCTTAGCGCGAATGACGCTGAGTTAGATGCCTCAAAAGCGGCGGTTTCTAAGCCCTCGTTTATGGTCGCTTTGCAAGATATGCAAAACGAGCAGTTTACGCATTTTAATGTGCAGATCTCGATAAACGGTGGTGATAGTGTTGATTTTAGCGCTATTGCTCAGAAGTTGATTGCGCGCTTATCTCAGGTGATGCGGGTTGCCAGTACCGATGCCTCGGCGCTGAGCTACCAGCGGGACCAAGACACCATTAATTTTGTTGGCGCCTTATTTCAGTATATTTTAGAAGGCGACAGTTTGGCTGAGCCCTTAAAAGGCTTAATTGCTAGGCTGCAGATACCTGTGCTGAAAATGGCCATGCTCGATAAGGGTTTTTTCGGTCATGAAGAGCACCCCGCCCGCAAACTACTCAGTGCCTTGGTTAGTGCGGGTATTGGCTGGTCGCCGGTCGCTGGGGTGGACAAAGATCCACTGTACCGCGAGATTGAAAAAGTCGTTATGCGGGTGCTGCGTGATTTTGGTGTCGATACCCAGGTGTTTGTTGACGCCCATGCGGAATTCCTCACCTTTAATGAAAAGGCTAAGCGGCGGGCCGAGCTGGTTGCTCAGCGCACGGTCGACACCGAAGATGGCAAGGCAACCGCAGAAACTGCGCGGATGCATATTGCCGGTGTTTTGGAGTCGCGTTTGGCTGGCGTCGATTGTCCACCGGTGTTAAGTAAAATACTGCAGCTGGGTTGGAGCAAGGTGTTATTCCTAAGCTATATTCAGCATGGCCGCGACAGCGAGCGCTTTGCTGAAGATGCCGGCTTAATTGAGCGTTTACTTTGGAGTGTGCAGCCCTCTAGCGACCCAGGTCATCGCAATGAATTGATCTCAGCACTTCCGGTATTGATTGAAACCCTAAGATTAGGCTTCAATCGGGTATCGTTGAATAGCTTTGAGACTAGCCAGTGGCTAGATCAGCTTGAGCGTTTACACCTTGCCAAATTGAGCCGCAAAGACGCGCCCCCCACGCCAACGGTAACGGTAAAGCCCGAGACTGCAGCGGACTCAGATATTGCCTCCTTAGATGCGGTGTTGGAGCAAAGCTTTGGTGCTAATAACGACAAATCGGAGCTTGCTGCTGACGATGAGCTTGCTAATGATATGGCCTCTGCCGAGCTAAATCCGATGCGGGCTGAGGACGAAGCGCAATTAACCGCGCGTTTGCAGTCCTTACGGGTTGGCAATTGGGTTGATCTGCGTCAAGACGACGGCAAAATGCTGCGGTGTCGATTGGCCGCTGTTATTAACGGTATTGGTCGCTATATTTTTGTAAATCGCTCCGGTATTAAAGTGGCGGAATTCAATCGTGACGAGCTGGCCGCAGCCCTTATGCGTAAGTCAGTGTTGTTGATTGACGAAGACCGTCAATTTGATCGCGCTCTAGAATCAGTGATTAGCAATTTGCGGGATATGAAAGACAAGCCTCTGTAA
- a CDS encoding prepilin peptidase yields MSFFEAAANYPLLLITLLGFFGLLFGSFFNVVIYRLPKMMESTWKYECEILLSDDDAAAEEITPPQFNLAFPNSHCPKCNAPVKAWQNIPVVSYVLLRGRCASCKAPIGLRYPTVEVITALLTVFPLLMFGFTTYALAAILFSWILLILTVIDIDHQLLPDQLTLPLIWLGLLFNSVTGSIPLQDAVWGAIGGYLSLWSVFWLFKLLTGKEGMGYGDFKLLAALGAWLGWQYLPLIILLSSVVGAVFGGLVMLLRRSDSSMPMPFGPYLAGAGWIALFWGEALIDGYLQLAGIR; encoded by the coding sequence ATGTCGTTCTTCGAAGCCGCCGCGAACTACCCGCTGCTTCTCATTACCTTATTAGGTTTCTTTGGCCTTCTCTTTGGCAGCTTTTTCAATGTAGTGATCTACCGCTTACCCAAGATGATGGAATCTACGTGGAAATATGAGTGCGAAATTTTGCTCAGCGATGACGACGCAGCCGCTGAAGAAATCACGCCACCTCAGTTTAATTTGGCTTTTCCCAACTCCCACTGCCCAAAGTGTAATGCGCCGGTAAAGGCGTGGCAGAATATTCCTGTTGTTAGCTACGTGCTGCTGCGCGGGCGCTGCGCTTCTTGTAAGGCACCGATCGGCCTGCGCTACCCTACGGTTGAGGTCATTACCGCGCTGCTTACCGTCTTCCCGCTGTTAATGTTTGGTTTCACCACCTATGCCCTTGCCGCCATTTTGTTTAGCTGGATCTTGCTGATTCTTACCGTTATTGATATTGACCACCAGTTGCTACCAGACCAACTGACCTTACCCCTCATATGGCTGGGCCTTTTATTTAACAGCGTTACCGGCAGCATTCCATTACAGGATGCGGTGTGGGGCGCCATTGGCGGCTATTTGTCGCTATGGTCCGTATTTTGGTTGTTTAAATTACTGACCGGTAAAGAGGGCATGGGTTACGGCGATTTTAAATTACTCGCCGCACTGGGCGCTTGGCTGGGCTGGCAGTATTTGCCGCTAATTATTTTATTGTCTTCTGTTGTCGGTGCCGTATTTGGCGGTTTAGTAATGCTGCTACGTCGCAGTGACAGTTCCATGCCCATGCCATTTGGCCCCTATTTGGCCGGTGCTGGCTGGATCGCCCTGTTCTGGGGTGAAGCTCTGATTGACGGCTACCTTCAACTCGCTGGCATTCGCTAG
- the nadC gene encoding carboxylating nicotinate-nucleotide diphosphorylase, producing the protein MQFTAQLQRDITETVAFALKEDIGSGDITAQLIPVTQTAKARIITRENAVICGTEWVNEVFRQIDSSVTIHWHVADGDAVKPDQLLFELAGSARSLLTGERTALNFLQLLSGTATICKSYADIVAHTEVRLLDTRKTIPGLRTAQKYAVTCGGCHNHRIGLYDAFLIKENHIAACGGIPAAISAAKEIAPGKSVEVEVESIAELEIALTGNADIIMLDNFSLADMKTGVELTAGRAKLEASGNVDTSTLAGIAETGVDYISIGALTKHAQAVDLSMRFS; encoded by the coding sequence ATGCAGTTCACAGCTCAATTACAGCGCGACATCACAGAAACCGTGGCCTTCGCCCTTAAAGAAGACATTGGCAGCGGCGACATCACCGCCCAGCTTATTCCCGTCACGCAGACCGCCAAAGCTCGTATTATTACCCGCGAAAACGCCGTGATTTGCGGCACCGAATGGGTCAACGAGGTTTTTCGCCAAATTGATAGCTCCGTCACAATTCACTGGCACGTTGCCGACGGCGATGCCGTAAAACCCGATCAGCTGCTTTTTGAACTAGCAGGCTCGGCGCGCTCACTACTCACTGGCGAGCGCACCGCCCTCAATTTCTTACAATTACTCTCTGGCACCGCAACTATCTGTAAAAGCTATGCCGATATCGTCGCCCACACCGAAGTGCGCCTGCTCGATACCCGCAAAACCATACCCGGCCTACGCACCGCCCAAAAATACGCCGTCACCTGCGGTGGTTGCCACAACCACCGTATTGGCCTCTACGATGCATTCCTTATAAAAGAAAACCACATCGCCGCCTGCGGCGGCATCCCCGCCGCTATTAGCGCCGCCAAAGAAATCGCCCCCGGCAAATCCGTAGAAGTAGAAGTAGAGAGTATAGCAGAGCTAGAGATTGCCCTAACGGGTAATGCCGACATCATCATGCTCGACAACTTTAGCTTGGCAGACATGAAAACCGGCGTTGAGCTGACAGCAGGAAGAGCCAAATTGGAGGCATCTGGGAATGTCGACACATCTACTTTGGCGGGCATTGCGGAGACTGGGGTGGATTATATTTCGATAGGCGCGCTGACTAAGCATGCGCAGGCGGTGGATTTGTCGATGCGGTTTAGTTAA
- a CDS encoding ROK family protein encodes MKLGIDLGGTKIEGVVLSASGIVLAKERVATPQSYPAIIDAITDLVGRLEATAGGRASVGVGGPGAESALTGRMKNSNTQCINGEALCDDLSIQLGRQIRFSNDANCFALSEAVDGAGAPYSSVFGVILGTGTGGGLVFNKQVLSGANGIAGEWGHTPMPNRQEGRPCYCGRKDCIETYLCGAGLVHSYRNAAGEALSAPEIVKCATGGDAQAAAVLDNYCRQLASALAVVINIVDPDVIVLGGGLSNIAMLYETVPQYWPNYVFSDQCVTKLLPAKYGDSSGVRGAAWLWG; translated from the coding sequence ATGAAGCTAGGGATTGATCTTGGGGGCACCAAAATTGAAGGTGTGGTGCTATCTGCCAGCGGCATTGTGCTCGCCAAGGAGCGCGTTGCCACGCCGCAGAGTTACCCCGCAATTATCGATGCGATTACTGATTTGGTTGGCCGCCTAGAAGCGACCGCCGGTGGCCGCGCGAGTGTTGGCGTTGGCGGCCCGGGCGCCGAGTCGGCCCTTACTGGCCGCATGAAAAACAGCAATACCCAATGTATCAATGGCGAAGCCCTGTGTGATGATCTCAGTATTCAACTGGGGCGGCAGATTCGTTTTAGTAACGATGCTAATTGCTTTGCGCTGTCTGAGGCCGTGGATGGCGCTGGCGCGCCCTATAGCTCGGTGTTTGGCGTAATCCTCGGCACCGGCACTGGCGGCGGCCTTGTGTTTAATAAACAGGTACTGAGCGGTGCCAATGGTATCGCTGGAGAGTGGGGGCACACCCCAATGCCAAACAGGCAAGAAGGACGGCCGTGCTACTGCGGGCGAAAAGACTGCATAGAAACCTATTTATGCGGCGCGGGCTTGGTTCATAGCTATCGCAATGCCGCTGGCGAGGCTTTGTCCGCACCAGAAATTGTAAAATGCGCTACAGGGGGCGACGCACAGGCTGCGGCAGTTCTCGATAATTACTGCCGACAACTCGCATCGGCCCTCGCCGTAGTGATTAACATAGTCGACCCCGACGTAATTGTACTGGGCGGCGGGCTTTCTAATATCGCGATGCTTTACGAAACCGTCCCGCAATATTGGCCCAATTACGTTTTTAGCGACCAATGCGTTACCAAGCTACTGCCCGCAAAATACGGTGACAGCAGTGGCGTGCGCGGCGCTGCCTGGTTGTGGGGGTAG